One genomic window of Magnetovibrio sp. PR-2 includes the following:
- the ligA gene encoding NAD-dependent DNA ligase LigA codes for MTTDIRDIPAHDLTSVEADQELERLAIEIKEHDDRYYQKDAPSVTDAEYDALRQRNEAIEKRFPLSVRPDSPTNRVGAAPASGFGKIKHAKPMLSLGNVFDEEELQDFIDGIRRFLKELSENPDIPLELVAEPKIDGLSISLRYEHGKLVQAATRGDGVEGEDVTANAHHVQDIPQTLPAGVPDVLEVRGEVYMSKKDFLSLNQRQEAAGGKVFANPRNAAAGSLRQLDSSITAKRPLSFFAYAYGEVSATQWDTHGAFVDLLKTWGFSVNPFTRVCNGVDEIMAQYDTIGEHRAELDYDIDGVVYKVNRLDWQERLGFVSRAPRWAIAHKFPAEKAVTILKQITIQVGRTGVLTPVAELEPITVGGVVVSRATLHNVDYIRELDIRVGDHVEIQRAGDVIPQVLQVIDDGSHGDREAFVFPTTCPVCDSHAVREEGEAATRCTGGLVCPAQAHERLKHFVSRNAFDIEGMGGKHVVAFFDTGLIKTPGDIFRLKPEDLSGREGWKDKSIDNLMAAIAAKKTIEMPRFVFALGINQVGQATARLLAKQYGSMSALRTAMEGARIIGSEQLEELLNIDGIGASMAKDIVEFFAEPHNNQVLDDLLSNVNVEDFEAPDTDGSPVAGKTVVFTGTLETMSRGEAKARAESLGAKVSGSVSKKTDYVVAGPGAGSKEKKARELGLTVLSEQEWLDLTMGI; via the coding sequence ATGACCACGGATATCCGGGACATCCCCGCCCACGATCTGACGTCCGTCGAGGCGGACCAAGAGCTCGAACGCTTAGCCATCGAGATCAAAGAGCACGACGACCGCTACTATCAAAAAGACGCGCCGTCCGTCACTGATGCAGAATACGATGCCTTGCGTCAACGCAACGAAGCCATCGAAAAACGCTTTCCGCTTTCCGTGCGCCCCGACAGCCCGACCAACCGCGTTGGTGCGGCTCCGGCTTCGGGCTTTGGCAAAATTAAGCACGCCAAGCCGATGCTGTCGCTGGGCAATGTGTTTGACGAAGAAGAACTGCAAGACTTTATCGACGGCATCCGCCGCTTTTTGAAAGAGCTTTCGGAAAATCCAGACATCCCTTTGGAGCTGGTGGCGGAACCAAAGATTGACGGCCTGTCGATCTCTTTGCGTTATGAGCATGGCAAGTTGGTCCAAGCCGCCACGCGCGGCGATGGGGTGGAGGGCGAAGACGTCACCGCCAACGCCCACCACGTCCAAGACATTCCGCAAACCCTGCCCGCAGGCGTGCCAGATGTCTTAGAAGTGCGCGGCGAAGTCTATATGTCGAAGAAGGACTTCTTAAGCCTCAACCAACGCCAAGAGGCTGCGGGCGGCAAAGTCTTCGCCAACCCGCGCAATGCGGCGGCGGGCTCACTGCGCCAATTGGACAGCTCCATCACGGCGAAACGCCCTTTGAGCTTCTTCGCCTATGCCTATGGCGAGGTGAGCGCTACGCAATGGGATACGCACGGCGCATTTGTCGATTTGCTCAAAACCTGGGGCTTTTCCGTCAATCCGTTCACCCGCGTGTGCAATGGTGTGGATGAGATCATGGCCCAGTACGACACCATCGGTGAGCACCGCGCCGAGTTGGACTACGACATTGATGGCGTGGTCTACAAGGTCAATCGCTTGGACTGGCAGGAGCGCCTAGGTTTCGTATCCCGCGCACCGCGTTGGGCCATCGCCCACAAGTTCCCGGCAGAGAAGGCCGTGACCATCTTGAAACAAATCACCATCCAGGTGGGGCGCACCGGCGTGCTGACCCCGGTGGCGGAGCTGGAGCCCATTACGGTGGGCGGCGTGGTGGTGAGCCGCGCCACGCTCCACAACGTGGACTATATCCGTGAATTGGACATTCGCGTGGGCGATCATGTGGAAATCCAGCGCGCTGGCGATGTGATCCCACAGGTGTTGCAAGTGATTGACGACGGCTCGCACGGGGACCGCGAAGCCTTTGTCTTTCCCACAACGTGTCCCGTGTGCGACAGCCACGCGGTGCGTGAAGAGGGCGAAGCGGCGACGCGCTGCACCGGCGGTTTGGTCTGCCCGGCGCAAGCCCACGAACGGCTCAAACATTTTGTGTCGCGCAATGCATTCGATATAGAGGGCATGGGCGGCAAGCACGTCGTAGCGTTCTTCGACACCGGCTTGATCAAAACTCCTGGTGATATCTTCCGCCTCAAACCCGAAGACTTGAGCGGCCGGGAAGGGTGGAAAGATAAATCCATCGATAACCTCATGGCCGCCATCGCCGCCAAAAAAACCATCGAAATGCCGCGCTTTGTTTTTGCCTTGGGCATCAATCAGGTGGGCCAAGCCACCGCACGCTTGCTCGCCAAGCAATACGGCTCTATGAGCGCGCTCCGTACAGCTATGGAAGGCGCGCGGATCATTGGCTCGGAACAGTTGGAAGAACTGCTCAACATCGACGGCATCGGCGCCAGCATGGCCAAAGACATCGTCGAGTTCTTTGCCGAGCCGCACAACAACCAAGTCCTGGACGACCTGCTCAGCAACGTCAACGTCGAAGACTTCGAAGCCCCGGACACAGACGGCTCACCCGTCGCGGGCAAAACCGTGGTGTTCACCGGAACGCTGGAAACCATGAGCCGGGGCGAGGCCAAAGCGAGAGCGGAAAGCTTGGGCGCGAAAGTGTCGGGCTCGGTCAGCAAAAAAACCGACTACGTGGTGGCCGGGCCGGGGGCGGGATCCAAAGAAAAGAAAGCCCGAGAGCTTGGGCTGACGGTATTGAGCGAGCAAGAGTGGCTCGATCTTACTATGGGCATTTGA
- the recN gene encoding DNA repair protein RecN, with protein sequence MLSRLSIRDVVLIERLELDFHQGLCVLTGETGAGKSILLDSLGLALGARAEARLVRHGAAQAVVTAEFDLKDGHPAFALLEEHGLSLEGEPLMLRRTLGTDGRSRAFINDQSVSVGLLRQVGEDLVEVHGQFDNHRLLNPATHVGLLDAHGGHAALRGQVAAAYGTWRDAVTARKRAEEELEAARQDEEYLRHAVDELKQLSPEEGEEDRLANERQILMHGEKLIESMNAAQKALDNGHGVERMLRDAMRALEPAMEKAEGVLDATMAALDSAGEQVSVALGELDSAANRVDLDPRHLEQVEERLFALRAIARKHNVEVVNLPDLFQKLTAQLESIDNGGQNLEKLLQAETQARAGYSRVAGQLSEARKEAASGLDRAVGIELEPLRLGAANFCTTIFSSAEEEGWGENGWDKVAFEVATNPGAPSGPLNKIASGGELSRFMLALKVVLAQSDPVPTLVFDEVDSGIGGAVADAVGQRLARLGEDVQVLVVTHSPQVAARGVAHWHVSKAEQGGAVRTSVDVLNHDQREVEIARMLSGENVTEEARGAAQSLLYGAAQ encoded by the coding sequence ATGCTCAGCCGTCTGTCCATCCGCGATGTGGTTTTGATCGAACGCCTTGAATTGGATTTTCACCAAGGGCTTTGTGTGCTCACGGGTGAAACCGGTGCAGGTAAATCGATCCTTCTTGACAGCTTAGGCCTAGCCCTGGGCGCACGTGCAGAGGCGCGCTTGGTGCGCCATGGTGCGGCACAGGCGGTGGTCACCGCTGAATTCGACCTCAAAGACGGCCACCCTGCGTTTGCCTTATTGGAAGAACACGGACTAAGTTTGGAAGGCGAGCCGTTGATGCTGCGCCGGACCTTGGGCACCGACGGACGATCGCGCGCCTTTATCAACGACCAAAGTGTCAGCGTCGGCTTGTTGCGCCAAGTTGGGGAAGATTTGGTTGAAGTGCATGGACAGTTCGACAATCACCGTCTGCTCAACCCTGCGACCCATGTGGGGTTGTTGGACGCCCACGGTGGGCACGCGGCTTTGCGCGGCCAAGTGGCAGCGGCTTATGGCACGTGGCGTGACGCCGTCACCGCCCGCAAACGGGCTGAAGAAGAATTGGAAGCCGCCCGCCAGGACGAAGAATACCTGCGCCATGCCGTGGACGAGCTCAAACAACTGAGCCCCGAAGAGGGCGAAGAAGACCGCTTGGCCAATGAACGCCAAATTCTGATGCACGGCGAAAAGCTGATTGAATCCATGAACGCGGCTCAAAAGGCTTTGGACAACGGCCACGGTGTCGAACGCATGCTGCGCGATGCCATGCGCGCGCTGGAACCCGCCATGGAAAAAGCCGAAGGGGTTTTGGACGCGACCATGGCCGCCTTGGACAGTGCGGGCGAGCAAGTCTCCGTCGCGCTGGGTGAGCTGGACAGCGCCGCCAACCGGGTGGATTTGGACCCGCGCCATTTGGAACAGGTGGAAGAACGCCTGTTTGCCCTGCGCGCCATTGCCCGCAAACACAATGTTGAAGTGGTGAACCTGCCTGACCTGTTTCAAAAGCTGACGGCTCAATTGGAAAGCATCGACAACGGCGGGCAGAACTTGGAAAAGCTGCTGCAAGCCGAAACCCAAGCCCGCGCGGGCTATTCTCGCGTCGCCGGGCAATTGTCCGAAGCGCGCAAAGAAGCCGCGTCCGGATTGGACAGAGCCGTTGGTATCGAACTGGAGCCCCTGCGTCTGGGCGCGGCCAATTTCTGCACGACGATATTTTCCAGTGCCGAAGAAGAGGGCTGGGGTGAAAATGGCTGGGACAAGGTCGCGTTCGAAGTGGCCACCAACCCTGGCGCCCCATCAGGACCGCTCAACAAAATTGCGTCCGGGGGCGAGCTGTCGCGCTTCATGCTGGCCTTGAAAGTCGTTTTGGCCCAATCCGACCCCGTGCCCACTTTGGTGTTTGACGAAGTCGATAGTGGCATTGGCGGTGCCGTGGCCGACGCCGTGGGGCAGCGTTTGGCACGCCTGGGCGAAGACGTCCAAGTCTTGGTCGTCACCCACAGCCCGCAAGTCGCTGCTCGCGGTGTGGCCCATTGGCATGTGTCGAAGGCCGAGCAGGGCGGTGCGGTGCGCACATCTGTGGACGTTCTCAACCACGACCAACGCGAGGTCGAGATTGCACGTATGCTGTCGGGTGAAAACGTCACCGAAGAGGCCCGCGGTGCGGCGCAAAGCTTGCTCTATGGGGCTGCGCAATGA